One stretch of Chryseobacterium fluminis DNA includes these proteins:
- a CDS encoding type I restriction endonuclease, with protein MDLKIKLEQLHQKVIGLKDKIGTEEATKNAFVMPFIQILGYDIFNPTEVVPEHVCDIGTKKGEKVDYLIKNNDEPIFIIECKHWKESADAHNSQLHRYYHVSKTRFGVLTNGIVYNFYTDLEKPNIMDEKPFFTINIEDLKDSSIKILESFTKKDYNLESILDSAEALKYIKAIRKEFEKEIENPSDELVKLLVNRFFEKPLTANRMVSFKEYAKKALTTSINESISFRLKSALSINEQIEKNEDDVKSSQPIDQNNDSKIVTTEEELEGFQIVKAILREKIPSSRIAYRDTLSYFGVLLDDNNRKPLCRLHFNTTNKYLETFHNGKEAGEKMLLNTLDEISNYRNQLHLTLENYV; from the coding sequence ATGGATCTTAAAATTAAACTTGAGCAACTGCATCAGAAAGTAATTGGTCTTAAAGACAAGATAGGAACAGAAGAAGCGACAAAAAACGCCTTTGTAATGCCTTTCATACAAATCCTTGGTTATGATATTTTCAATCCTACTGAAGTTGTTCCTGAACACGTCTGTGATATCGGAACAAAAAAAGGAGAAAAAGTGGATTATTTGATCAAAAATAATGATGAACCCATCTTCATCATTGAATGTAAGCACTGGAAAGAAAGCGCTGATGCTCATAATTCGCAGCTTCACAGATATTATCATGTTTCAAAAACAAGATTCGGAGTTCTCACCAATGGGATTGTGTACAACTTTTATACGGATTTGGAAAAGCCTAATATTATGGATGAAAAGCCGTTTTTTACCATCAATATTGAAGATCTTAAAGACAGCTCCATTAAAATTCTGGAAAGCTTTACCAAAAAAGATTATAATCTGGAAAGTATCCTCGATTCTGCAGAAGCATTGAAATACATCAAAGCCATCAGAAAGGAATTCGAAAAAGAAATCGAAAACCCATCTGACGAACTGGTAAAACTTCTGGTGAACCGCTTCTTTGAAAAGCCCTTAACAGCCAACAGAATGGTTTCCTTCAAGGAATATGCTAAAAAAGCATTGACTACTTCTATTAATGAGTCGATCAGCTTCCGGTTAAAATCCGCTTTGAGCATCAATGAACAGATAGAAAAAAACGAAGACGATGTGAAATCATCACAGCCCATCGATCAAAATAACGATTCTAAAATTGTAACTACGGAGGAAGAGCTCGAAGGTTTTCAAATTGTAAAAGCTATTCTAAGGGAGAAAATTCCATCTTCAAGAATTGCTTACAGAGATACTCTTTCCTATTTCGGGGTGTTGTTGGATGATAACAACAGAAAGCCACTTTGCAGATTGCATTTTAATACAACGAATAAATATCTGGAGACTTTTCACAACGGAAAAGAAGCAGGAGAAAAGATGTTATTAAATACACTGGATGAGATCTCCAATTATAGAAATCAGCTTCATCTGACGCTGGAAAATTATGTATAA
- a CDS encoding DUF6804 family protein gives MKPFLTFCALCCFAGIFKLPIEYYTFLRIIISIGALLVLYNTLSSKQHYFSILFLIILILFNPVFPFYLYRKSIWIPIDIITGILFLLINFAERKEQKKEEEVPEETTKQSAPIQQRTVSRDRIINPKKPKEE, from the coding sequence ATGAAACCATTTCTCACCTTCTGTGCGTTATGTTGTTTCGCTGGTATTTTCAAACTTCCTATAGAATATTATACTTTTCTTAGAATTATTATTTCCATTGGAGCTTTATTGGTTTTATACAATACGCTGAGCTCTAAACAACATTATTTCAGTATATTATTTCTAATCATTCTCATTCTTTTCAATCCCGTTTTTCCTTTTTATTTATATAGGAAAAGCATTTGGATCCCGATTGATATCATCACAGGAATTTTATTTCTGCTGATCAACTTCGCAGAAAGAAAAGAACAAAAAAAGGAAGAAGAAGTTCCTGAAGAAACCACGAAACAATCTGCTCCCATCCAACAAAGAACTGTTTCAAGAGACAGAATCATTAATCCTAAAAAGCCAAAAGAAGAATAA
- a CDS encoding response regulator yields the protein MFKKVLISEDHESINISVQKTLESLNISKVDYVYYCDDAIGKIQKSLREEQPYDLLITDLYYEDDHHEQNLKDGKELIRKAKEIQPDLKVIVFSAEHKTGVIESLFSDYHINGYVRKARNDSKDLKKSIAAVYIGENYLSFDLKEDMKKFNSYEFSTFDITLVSLLSKGILQKNIPAHLEERNIKPSSLSSVEKKLNNLKEDLQITSNEQLVAFCKDLGII from the coding sequence ATGTTCAAAAAAGTTTTAATTTCCGAAGACCATGAAAGCATCAACATTTCCGTTCAGAAAACCCTTGAGAGTCTGAATATCTCTAAGGTAGATTATGTATACTATTGCGACGACGCTATAGGAAAAATACAGAAATCTTTACGGGAAGAACAACCATACGACTTGTTAATTACAGATCTTTACTATGAGGATGATCATCACGAACAGAATCTTAAAGACGGAAAAGAACTCATCAGAAAAGCAAAAGAGATACAGCCTGATTTGAAAGTTATTGTATTTTCGGCTGAACATAAAACCGGCGTAATAGAAAGTCTTTTTTCAGATTATCACATTAACGGATATGTTCGTAAAGCCAGAAACGATTCAAAAGATTTGAAAAAATCTATTGCAGCTGTATACATCGGGGAAAATTATTTATCTTTTGATCTGAAGGAAGACATGAAAAAGTTCAACAGCTATGAGTTTTCTACATTTGACATCACCCTCGTATCCCTTCTTTCTAAAGGAATATTACAGAAAAATATTCCTGCTCATCTGGAAGAAAGAAATATTAAACCCTCCAGCCTGAGCAGTGTAGAAAAAAAACTCAACAACCTGAAAGAAGATCTTCAGATCACTAGTAATGAGCAACTTGTTGCTTTTTGTAAAGATTTAGGGATTATTTAA
- a CDS encoding YegP family protein, whose protein sequence is MGKFVITQRVNREYQFNLKAGNGEIILTSEGYVQKASCQKGIESVKVNSQDLSRYDRRLAKNGKDYFVLKARNGEIIGNSQMYSTKSGMENGIASVKSNAPTAEIVDETLKN, encoded by the coding sequence ATGGGAAAATTCGTAATCACTCAAAGAGTTAACAGAGAGTATCAGTTCAATCTGAAAGCCGGAAACGGTGAAATTATTCTAACCAGCGAAGGATATGTTCAGAAAGCATCCTGCCAGAAAGGAATTGAGTCCGTAAAAGTTAATTCTCAGGATCTTTCAAGATACGACAGAAGGCTTGCAAAAAATGGAAAAGACTATTTCGTGTTAAAAGCAAGAAATGGTGAAATTATCGGAAACAGCCAAATGTACAGCACAAAATCCGGAATGGAAAATGGTATCGCTTCCGTAAAATCAAACGCTCCGACAGCAGAAATCGTTGATGAAACTTTAAAAAACTAA
- a CDS encoding SH3 domain-containing protein: MKTLISFIILIFSLFLLNSCLKANDNVGHGGRCTGSAYCSACSNCSGCAHCSSGGTCGVCRGGSYRKSSSSGSSSKSKSKKHKSPDSYRSSKPHTSKPPKVFIEKVNINLNSNNRYIAGIAITNVYEKPTFRSKVITKVPKDAKLLKLSKEGSWYKVQVKPNGKTGYVFNKDIK, from the coding sequence ATGAAAACTTTAATATCTTTCATAATACTGATATTCAGCTTATTTCTTTTAAATTCTTGTCTGAAAGCCAATGACAATGTAGGACACGGCGGAAGATGTACGGGTTCGGCCTATTGTTCCGCTTGTTCCAACTGTTCAGGATGTGCCCACTGCAGCAGTGGTGGAACTTGTGGTGTTTGTCGTGGTGGATCTTACAGAAAAAGCTCTTCTTCGGGAAGCTCTTCGAAAAGCAAGTCTAAAAAACATAAATCCCCGGATTCTTACAGATCTTCAAAGCCCCATACCAGTAAACCTCCAAAAGTATTTATTGAAAAGGTAAATATCAATCTAAATTCTAACAACAGATACATTGCAGGCATTGCAATAACAAATGTTTATGAAAAACCTACCTTTCGATCTAAAGTAATAACAAAAGTACCTAAAGATGCCAAACTGTTAAAGCTTTCAAAGGAAGGATCATGGTATAAAGTACAGGTCAAACCAAATGGAAAGACAGGATATGTCTTCAATAAAGATATAAAATAA
- a CDS encoding PH domain-containing protein, whose protein sequence is MNLKKFLNEEQDPQAVQKLLGRINSLLTSKEAVEYIAVQKKPVINLSPDCIALTNRRIIFCRPKNFGLSMDFQDYSWVDIADCHIKEGIVGSTFIMRTTKNFTNMMDYLPKNQARKLYQFAQEVEEKMRGLRREKNLETLRASAGGVTVNNATPIITQPQQFQEEKKPLLIENEDPFALLQKLKDLKENGIISPEEFETKKNEVLSRV, encoded by the coding sequence ATGAACTTAAAGAAATTTTTAAATGAAGAACAGGATCCTCAAGCTGTTCAAAAGCTTTTAGGAAGAATTAACAGCCTTCTTACCTCAAAAGAAGCTGTAGAATATATAGCTGTTCAGAAAAAACCTGTAATAAATTTATCCCCTGATTGTATTGCCCTTACCAATAGAAGAATTATTTTCTGCAGGCCAAAAAACTTCGGCTTATCTATGGATTTTCAGGATTACAGTTGGGTGGATATTGCTGATTGTCACATCAAAGAAGGAATTGTTGGCTCTACCTTTATTATGAGAACTACAAAAAACTTTACAAATATGATGGATTATCTTCCTAAAAACCAAGCCAGAAAGCTGTATCAGTTTGCACAGGAAGTGGAAGAAAAAATGCGGGGGCTCAGACGAGAAAAAAATCTTGAAACATTGAGAGCCTCTGCAGGGGGCGTTACTGTGAATAATGCTACCCCTATTATCACACAACCTCAACAATTTCAGGAAGAAAAAAAGCCATTGTTGATAGAGAATGAAGATCCTTTTGCTTTATTGCAGAAGTTAAAAGACTTAAAAGAGAACGGAATCATTTCTCCTGAAGAGTTTGAAACAAAAAAGAACGAAGTTTTATCAAGAGTTTAA
- a CDS encoding TM2 domain-containing protein produces the protein MKSKSTAALLAFFLGGLGIHRFYLGQNIMGILYLVFCWTFIPALIALFDFFVLIFMSESRFNYKYNLKTGF, from the coding sequence ATGAAATCAAAATCTACCGCCGCATTACTTGCTTTTTTCTTGGGAGGATTAGGCATTCACAGGTTTTACCTAGGTCAAAATATTATGGGAATATTGTATTTGGTATTTTGCTGGACTTTCATTCCCGCATTAATTGCATTGTTTGATTTCTTTGTACTTATTTTTATGTCTGAAAGCCGTTTTAATTATAAATATAATCTCAAAACAGGATTTTAA
- a CDS encoding response regulator, producing the protein MFKKVLIVEDQEIMNQGILNTIKELNIPDFDYVTYCDEALSRIRTSLEKKNPYDLLIADLSFDKDHIPQKLLSGQELIFEVKKVQPDLKVVVFSVEKKAKTIDDLYKIYQVDGFVSKARRDGQDLKSTIRKIFNGETVIPQEVLNTMRHISSEFDMYDIKLLELLAKGNKQSEISTYLKEHRMMPYGIRSIEKRLNELRDSLGAKNNIEMIVICKDIGLI; encoded by the coding sequence ATGTTCAAAAAAGTTTTAATCGTCGAAGATCAGGAAATAATGAACCAGGGAATCCTGAATACAATAAAAGAATTAAACATCCCTGATTTTGACTATGTAACGTATTGTGATGAAGCTTTAAGCAGAATCAGAACATCTTTAGAAAAGAAAAATCCATACGATCTGCTTATTGCTGATCTGTCATTTGACAAAGACCATATTCCACAGAAGCTTCTTTCCGGACAAGAGCTTATCTTTGAGGTGAAAAAGGTTCAGCCTGATTTAAAAGTAGTCGTATTTTCTGTAGAAAAGAAAGCTAAGACAATTGATGATCTTTACAAGATATATCAAGTTGACGGATTTGTAAGCAAAGCAAGACGTGACGGACAAGATCTGAAAAGCACAATACGGAAAATATTTAATGGAGAGACTGTTATTCCTCAGGAAGTTCTGAATACAATGCGCCATATTTCTTCTGAGTTTGATATGTATGATATTAAATTGCTTGAGCTCCTTGCTAAAGGGAACAAACAAAGTGAAATAAGTACCTATCTGAAAGAACATCGAATGATGCCTTACGGCATCAGATCCATTGAAAAGAGATTGAATGAACTTAGGGATAGTCTCGGTGCAAAAAACAATATTGAGATGATTGTGATCTGCAAAGATATTGGCCTGATCTGA